The Leptotrichia sp. OH3620_COT-345 region TTTATTTCTCCATTCAGTATACCTTCCGCAAAACCACTACATCCCGGATATCCACACGCACCGCAGTTGAATTTCGGTAGCATTTCATTTAACTTTGTCAATCGTTCATCAACTTTTACCTGTAAATATTTATCCGCTATCCCTAAAAGAAGTCCTAAAATTGCTCCTATTATTCCTAAAACAAGCATTGCTACTACCATAGCCCTTATATCCATTAATTTTTCTCCTTTCTGTCGGGATGATGCCCACATGAAAATTGCCTGCAACCTTTGCATCCAACTTTACTTATCAGATTTTCACACCCCTCAGGTTTAGGTGTATTTTTATTTAATATATAAGTCAGTATAAATATTCCTACAAGGAATAATACCCATAATAAAGGTGCCAATTCTATTCCCATTTATACCACTCCCGCAAATCCAAGCATAATCATTGCCATTATCGCTGCTGTAATCAGTGAAATAGGATTACCTTTAAAATGTTTTACTGTAGTTGCCAGTTCCAACCTTTCTCTGATTGTGGCAAATATAAGCATCACTAGCATAAAACCTATAGGTACTCCTATGGAATTCACTATCATCTGAGAAAAATTGTATCCCTCTCTTATATTCAGCAATGCAGTTCCAAGCACAGCACAATTTGTAGTAATTAAAGGTAAATAAACTCCCAGTGCTTTATACAATGGAGGAGAAAACTTCTTTATCACCATTTCAACAAATTGGACAAGAGAAGCTATAACAAGTATGAATGTTATTAAGTCAAGATACTCCATATTATAAGGAACTAATACTTTATAATAAATCCCATATGTTATAATAGATGAAGAAAATATTACAAAAATTACTGCAAGACTCATTCCAAAAGCTGATTTAAGACTTTTGGAAACCCCAAGAAATGGGCAAACTCCCAGATATTTTGTAAGAATTATGTTATTAATCAGAACAGCTGATATAAATAAAGTAAACAGTTCCATTTTATTTCACCTGCCCTTTTTTCTTAGTATCTTTTTTTACAGGTTTATTTTTATATATGTTGAACAATCCTGCCAATAATCCGAAACTCAAAAATGCTCCTGCTCCCGATGTAAAAAATGATGCTCCGTAATTTTTGAACATTGATATCTGAAATACTATTTTTTCACTATCAAATAAACTCTTCAACTGTAATTCTCCTGTTCCGAGTATTTCTCTGAAAGCAGACATCGCAATCAAACTTATTCCAAAACCGATACTTACTCCTATAGCATCCATAAATGAATCAGTTACCGTATTTTTGCTGGCAAAAGCTTCAGCTCTTCCCAAAACTATACAGTTTACTACTATAAGTGCAAGAAAAACTCCTAATGATTCATATACTGGTAAAGCATAAGCATTTAACATCATTTCACAGAATTTTACAGCTGTTGCAATAACTACTATATATACAGGTATTCTTATCTGATCAGGAACAATTTTCCTCATTGCCGAAATTATCGTATTTGTTATTATA contains the following coding sequences:
- a CDS encoding (Fe-S)-binding protein, whose amino-acid sequence is MDIRAMVVAMLVLGIIGAILGLLLGIADKYLQVKVDERLTKLNEMLPKFNCGACGYPGCSGFAEGILNGEIKSLKQCRPMKPAIREEIKEYLENTPGNNGEIIKVEVN
- a CDS encoding electron transport complex protein RnfA translates to MELFTLFISAVLINNIILTKYLGVCPFLGVSKSLKSAFGMSLAVIFVIFSSSIITYGIYYKVLVPYNMEYLDLITFILVIASLVQFVEMVIKKFSPPLYKALGVYLPLITTNCAVLGTALLNIREGYNFSQMIVNSIGVPIGFMLVMLIFATIRERLELATTVKHFKGNPISLITAAIMAMIMLGFAGVV
- the rsxE gene encoding electron transport complex subunit RsxE, producing MKKIELIKSGIIKENPVFVMFLGTCPILATTNSLTNAVGMTAAFTVVLIITNTIISAMRKIVPDQIRIPVYIVVIATAVKFCEMMLNAYALPVYESLGVFLALIVVNCIVLGRAEAFASKNTVTDSFMDAIGVSIGFGISLIAMSAFREILGTGELQLKSLFDSEKIVFQISMFKNYGASFFTSGAGAFLSFGLLAGLFNIYKNKPVKKDTKKKGQVK